From a single Tursiops truncatus isolate mTurTru1 chromosome 20, mTurTru1.mat.Y, whole genome shotgun sequence genomic region:
- the TAC4 gene encoding tachykinin-4: MLLCLPPPLLTGLSACTVAGDKELPLDAEAGSWGTVTPEEDVVPSIQLQLWEVKRSKASQFFGLMGKQVGGIPPIQPERRAYQRGPVVQGHLGRGGPSTEGR; encoded by the exons ATGCTGCTCTGCCTCCCCCCGCCTCTCCTGACGGGGCTGTCTGCTTGCACTGTGGCAGGTGACAAGGAACTGCCACTTGACGCTGAAGCTGGGTCCTGGGGCACCGTGACCCCGGAG GAAGATGTTGTGCCCAGCATTCAGCTCCAGCTCTGGGAAGTGAAGAGGAGCAAAGCGAGCCAGTTTTTTGGACTGATGGGGAAGCAGGTGGGAG gaATACCTCCCATCCAGCCAGAGAGAAGAG CGTATCAACGAGGACCAGTAGTCCAGGGCCACCTGGGCAGGGGAGGACCATCTACAGAAGGTAGATGA